The following is a genomic window from Brassica napus cultivar Da-Ae chromosome A3 unlocalized genomic scaffold, Da-Ae chrA03_Random_13, whole genome shotgun sequence.
CCGCCTCTCGTGCCTTCACGTACGAAAGGTATTCACTATAGTGCATGCTGAATAATGTACTCTGGTAACGAGTTAGACGATTCTCCTACGCACTGATTCAGTTATTTCACCCCGCTGTATCCTGCTTTACGCACCAGCGAATCTATTGCCTCTATCTTTGTCCAGCCTGCGCAATGACAAGTAGCCTTAAGATTTGATGATGTATTTTAACTTTTGATCCAAACAAAGCGCAAGAGTTTTCAGGTCTCGTTAAACATACAAACTCGTAAGCAAAAACTAGTTTGTATCATCAAAACAGGTACCTTCATGAGCTGGGACCTCAGGCAAATACGTGGCGCTTCGCTTTGTGTTAGACACAGGTTCAGTGAACTCAATGATTATACCATGCTTTCCCACCTTCATAGCCAAAACCAGGGAAGGCGTGTAAGACATCACAAGAactcgacaaaaaaaaaactaagtgaGTGGGATTGAATAGCATGCATTACTTGTTTTACTTGACATGAAGTAACAGAAGAGTGGAAGATAAAATACCTCCCAATCAAGATAATCGTCAGCAGTTTCATAATCAGTCAAGACAGAGACGGTACATTGCAGAAATGGCAGTTCTTTGGACTGTATTGGTGGGAACCTACGATCCCTCAGGGCACTgtaataatttacatataacaAAAAGGTCATGGTGGTATAAAGGGCAATACACATGCTTCATCTGTGGTCTCGAGCCCAAAATTTCTAAAACGGAATTACAAAAAAGAAACTTGGAGTAAGGTACCACCTGGTCAAGGCATAATCCTTGAAGCCACTGATCAAGCGGCGTGCTTCCAGTGTACCAATACATCCACGCAATCGAGGCTCCCCTCCATTCACTATTTTCTTCCACGTCACAAACAACGGACTAcaatagaaaaacaaaactaGAAGGCTCAGTCAAGTGGGAGATTGATGGTAGTAAGAAAGGGAGAAACTTTCATACTTGAGACAGAATCAGAACTTTTgcttgtcataacaaaaaaaaaggaagggttgaaaaaaagaaagtaacTGATTGGCGTCGTCAAAGGCAGGTGGAGGAGTCTCCTCGTTGTTGTAGTGAGAGACCAAAGTGTCGAAACAGTACACTGCCATCTCTCTGTTcgccatcttttttttttcgcttTTTAAGACAGAACCGcagacaataaaaaaaaatcaaaacttttgtAAGAAAATCGAAAGCAATTCTAAAATCTAATAACGAATCACACATAGAATAGCATTCtcagagattaaaaaaaaagtatgaaaCTTTAAGATCGGACAAGGAAAGTGAATCAAAAGCTAGATATGCTGTGAGAAGAATTGAATTCAAAGAGATAGTGAATCAATTGGGATGAAACAGAAGATAGAGCTGAGAAAACCTTGAGAgaatcgaagaagaagatggatggCGTGGTGAAACTGATAAAGCGTGTGTTACGTTTATTAAAAGAAAGCTTTTGATTGAGAGCGCACTGACAAGTTTTTTGGTTGCTGTGTCTTTTTCTCAAGGACGTAATGTATCCCCCTACCTCGATTATTTAAaggttaaaaaaacaaaaagatatatgtgatatatgtttttattaacattaatttattgattttttttcaaccaacattaattattgatatatattggatatatatctttattcaagattaaaatttaataaaatttaattgaaaataaaataataaatattgctctctctgtttcatactatatttttcttaaaaagttTACTTCAATGtaacattaattttaatatttataatctattttacaattaactgaaatatttttaacttatacttttattgatgattttGTAATAAGTATGTAACatcttatattatgtatttagaCCAAATATTCGACTAGAAATTAAGTATCAAATTCATATTTATGCATAATGAACTATACTATCAAATTTATACAGTGAAATATAGTCTCAGTTTGGAAATAGATCGAAGATTTATTTAAGAAGAGTAATTAAATGTTTTGGTTAGtaacaactaaacaaaaaaatgaggaaacttttttatataaaaaattatgtttaaaaataattaaatttttatattatgtttgaacatagaattatattattttgtgcttgttttatttaaaataagcTTGTGTGTTTGGGTAatggtattttatattttattatttccagattaaatattttactattaataatatttttattttattattttaaaagcaaaaaccaaaaactaaaaaccaaaactaaaatcaccattcatgttttaaaaaaaaaaaatctactgcaaaataaaaaaaactaaaacaagaatctaaaatccaaaaatcaaaaactaaaaaccaaaatccaaaatctaGAAACTAGAAAAACAATCATCACATGAAATAgatgatttttcttttatcatttaAGCAAAAACTCTAATTTTGTTGTAGTTCTATACAGTTAACATTTTGCTATTTTATGCATAAATTGGACATGATAATATATAACAGTGGTATGTCTAAAATAgaattgagctaaatataagtaaaatataagtgatagaagaagaaaaaaggggAAAAAGCACAATctaaagaaaatatatgtaaagAGGAGGTATATTTGACTAATCTTAAATATACAGATTTAGGAGGgagaaatagaaaaatacgATAAAAGTAacataaagttaaaaatatatttgagaaaaaaaaggatgaaaataatgtatatattcAGTTTAAGgacagtaaaataaataaaaactatgattttgaatacaaaatactttagaaagtaaatataatttttatcacCTACTATCTTATATGgtatttgataaaacattaaggtATGAGTAGTGATGGCAAACGAGCTCTCCCACGTCCAAATGACCCGCCCCGCCGCGGAATCAAGTTCATCGGGTCTCAGTAGGCCTAGCCTATGAGATGCTGCTATTTTTTCCTCTCCgaattttttctttcaaatgatTATGATTTAGACTATGTATATTGGTTACATGTTTAAAACATCATATTTTCACTCTACGTCATCTTCTCTTTCTatacatcatattttatttctttcacatCACCTTTCAACACCCATTCCATTTTTGTTCTCTACAATGATTATCATTGTTTTAAGATATTACAATATCCTATCAAAAAGTTAGTGGAGGATAATAGcataaatatagtaaaaagatgagttcctttttttgttttcaaatgaaattaaacaaatttctatttatagagaatgaaatgatgaatttgatataaaaattatataatataattataattattatgaaataattgatgttaaataactgaaataaaaaaaaagttagaaaatGAGCATCTAATCAGAAAATATGAACATCCAATCAGTTTTTTATAATTGTCTTCATCCTTATATGTGCGTTACAATTAAAATATGTGAGAAAACTTAATAATTTAGTCAAATCAACATTTGCCACGTCCTTTAAGAAGGATCcatgtttttttatcaatacTAAATTTACCACatcatgtattttatttttgcaacAACCCATTAGAagcttattttaatattaataaacagtTGATAATTTTTTCATTGTAGTCTTAGGCactttttcatattattttagtgtTAAAACTTTTTAACGCACCACAAGTTTTCTTCACTTGGCTTTGCAGGAGCATCATTTTACTGTTTTAGactatttaacaattttgtAACAAGTTAAAAATTATGagatagaataaaaatatatcaagacttaaatctataaatatgtaaatgtctaatattaatagtaaaattaaatttaaattcaaaataagcCAAACGTAAATCATAAAATGATAATAAGTTATCGATAAAAAATAAACCAAtatcaaatcacatcaactagttttgttaatattttcataattcacatgatcatataattttttttttttggaaaaaaaactaaaatttgaacTTCTTAATTAGAATATGTTTCGTATTCTGTaaccaaaaaatctaaaaaaaattaaatttatgtattggTTCAACCGGTAGCTGGATTCCGGATTTTAACGGTTTTTGTGGATTTTACGAGTTTTAAATAATGGTTTTTTCTTAAACTCAAACCGGATTACATAGTGGTTCATTCGACCACGGGTCGGTTTAAAACACTGTATATAATGAAAATTTCTATAAGAGTAAGCTGTAAAAGAGGAAGTCGAACACACTGCATCATCATTCATCacttagtttttatttattttgatcagATAAGACCTTAGAATGTCACACTTCTACACTTTCTTAGtactaaaaatataacatagaaaACATGTTCACACATCTTCACTTATTTGAAAGCTCCCATTGTTTGTCATATATTCCCAAAAGAATATTCAACAATAATCAACGaagataaaaaaagtaaaacttcaGAGGCTGCTCATAGGCTCAAGTCAGTCACTCACTCACATC
Proteins encoded in this region:
- the LOC106438134 gene encoding uncharacterized protein At2g38710 gives rise to the protein MANREMAVYCFDTLVSHYNNEETPPPAFDDANHPLFVTWKKIVNGGEPRLRGCIGTLEARRLISGFKDYALTSALRDRRFPPIQSKELPFLQCTVSVLTDYETADDYLDWEVGKHGIIIEFTEPVSNTKRSATYLPEVPAHEGWTKIEAIDSLVRKAGYSGVK